One Takifugu rubripes chromosome 19, fTakRub1.2, whole genome shotgun sequence genomic window carries:
- the c19h6orf89 gene encoding bombesin receptor-activated protein C6orf89 homolog gives MGTTTSEPCIYDKLSESIDILRQSGYRYGMSEREIERFIKQVLETNEPRREPPQFPILRAAVKFMLVVGFLLVMVLAFTYPQSTPQLGLVNLETYNWSSPLSHVRLLSLPIAKKYNLQGFHERWISRSGGQNLVNCSVCAEIYSVLEVPESLRATMTLRRGAQLLLLKGGGSLTVRRQQLEELYLAHSGSMSILMEADDQNVHRDSPEFPEGPANFTLLWRFSPRTREKVLRWLFPKAELSLLLDSAGTTVQRCLVTHSTSSQSKGVGVSGWLVVGEGLPAVRVLPVQQCQKHCSSFNLWLSSGDMVYADPRYWKMELYPSGGQNIICDGSAALRWED, from the exons ATGGGAACGACGACGAGCGAGCCATGCATCTACGACAAACTGTCGGAGAGCATCGACATCCTCCGCCAGTCCGGTTACCGCTACGGCATGTCGGAAAGGGAGATCGAGAGGTTCATCAAGCAGGTGCTGGAGACCAACGAGCCCAGGCGGGAGCCCCCTCAATTCCCCATCCTGAGAGCCGCCGTTAAG TTTATGCTGGTAGTGGGTTTCCTGTTGGTCATGGTGCTGGCCTTCACATACCCCCAGAGCACCCCTCAGTTAGGCCTGGTCAACCTGGAAACTTATAACTGGTCGTCGCCACTTAGCCATGTCCGCCTTCTGTCTCTGCCTATTGCCAAGAAGTACAACCTGCAAG GTTTCCATGAACGGTGGATTTCTCGCTCTGGAGGACAGAATCTGGTCAATTGTTCAGTTTGCGCGGAGATCTACTCGGTACTCGAAGTCCCTGAGAGCCTCAGAGCGACCATGACCCTTCGGCGGGGGGCACAACTCCTTCTACTGAAG GGCGGGGGGTCCCTCACTGTGCGGCGGCAGCAGCTTGAAGAGCTCTACTTGGCCCATTCTGGCTCCATGTCCATCCTGATGGAGGCGGATGACCAGAACGTGCATCGTGACAGCCCGGAATTTCCAGAAGGACCTGCCAACTTCACGCTGCTCTG GCGGTTCAGCCCCAGGACCAGAGAGAAGGTTTTGAGGTGGCTCTTTCCAAAAGCCGAGCTCAGCCTGTTGCTGGACAGCGCTGGAACCACCGTGCAGCGTTGCCTGGTCACCCACAGCACAAGTTCTCAGAGCAAA GGTGTTGGAGTGTCTGGCtggctggtggtgggggagggtcTTCCAGCGGTCCGGGTTCTGCCCGTCCAACAGTGTCAGAAGCATTGCAGCTCCTTCAACCTGTGGCTGAGTTCTGGAGACATGG tctACGCTGACCCCCGGTACTGGAAGATGGAGCTGTACCCGAGTGGAGGCCAAAACATCATCTGTGACGGCTCTGCTGCTCTACGTTGGGAGGATTAA
- the pth4 gene encoding parathyroid hormone 4 → MQAYHGCAQRLAIVLLVLTSCRGQEDESRRSVTEHQLMHDRGRNIQSLKRLFWLSSAIEGLHTAQSRSAALNPVKVPNLAMNPSLGSAQPAVKSLLRGFFNPYLTQLPEPEA, encoded by the exons ATGCAGGCATACCATGGGTGCGCGCAGCGGCTGGCCATCGTGCTCCTTGTCTTGACGAGCTGCCGGGGTCAAGAGGACGAGAG CCGCCGGTCTGTGACTGAACACCAGCTGATGCACGACCGTGGCCGCAACATCCAGAGTCTGAAGCGACTCTTCTGGTTGTCCAGCGCCATCGAAGGTCTCCACACGGCGCAGAGCCGCTCTGCCGCTTTGAACCCGGTGAAGGTGCCGAACCTCGCCATGAATCCCTCCCTGGGCTCGGCCCAGCCGGCCGTCAAGAGTCTCCTGAGGGGCTTCTTCAATCCCTACCTGACTCAGCTCCCAGAGCCAGAAGCCTGA
- the cept1b gene encoding choline/ethanolaminephosphotransferase 1: MSATGQQHAGGLRSRRGLGRDKDAGQSVGMEATCWLSTGVLRRLIELPSPPLSRHQLKRLEEHRYSSSGRSLLEPLMQRYWEWLVGRVPPWIAPNLITIIGLATNVFTTLVLVYYCPTATEQAPLWAYLLCAVGLFVYQSLDAIDGKQARRTNSSSPLGELFDHGCDSLSTVFVVLGTCIAVQMGTNPDWMFFCCFAGMFMFYCAHWQTYVSGTLRFGIIDVTEVQIFIITLYLLAAAGGSAFWQSPIPVLNIQMKMVPAVCTFLGAIFSCTNYFRVIFTGGVGKNGSTIAGTSVLSPVLHIGSVIILAVMIYKKSAVQLFEKHPCLYILAFGFVSAKITNKLVVAHMTKSEMHLHDLVFLGPGLLFLDQYFNSFIDEYLVLWIALVISFFDLVRYCVSVCNQIACHLHICVFKIKPCSALTSASH; encoded by the exons ATGAGCGCGACGGGGCAGCAGCATGCGGGCGGCCTGCGTTCTCGCCGCGGCCTTGGAAGGGACAAGGACGCCGGGCAGAGTGTGGGCATGGAGGCGACCTGCTGGCTGTCCACCGGGGTTTTACGCAGGCTGATCGAACTGCCCTCTCCCCCCCTGTCCCGCCATCAGCTCAAAAGGCTGGAAGAGCACAG GTACAGCAGTTCTGGACGCTCCTTGCTGGAGCCTCTGATGCAGCGTTACTGGGAGTGGTTGGTGGGACGAGTGCCTCCCTGGATCGCCCCGaacctcatcaccatcatcggcCTGGCCACCAACGTCTTCACCACGCTCGTGCTTGTGTACTACTGTCCCACCGCCACCGAGCAG GCTCCTCTCTGGGCCTACCTGCTGTGCGCCGTAGGCCTGTTTGTTTACCAGTCCTTAGACGCCATCGATGGCAAGCAGGCTAGGCGCACCAACAGCAGTTCTCCACTGGGGGAGCTGTTTGACCACGGATGTGACTCCCTCTCCACTG TGTTTGTGGTGTTGGGAACCTGCATAGCAGTGCAGATGGGTACCAATCCAGACTGgatgttcttctgctgttttgcTGGGATGTTCATGTTCTACTGCGCCCACTGGCAGACCTACGTGTCGGGAACGCTGCGCTTCGGCAT CATCGATGTGACCGAGGTGcagatcttcatcatcaccttgTACCTACTGGCCGCCGCGGGAGGATCTGCGTTTTGGCAGTCACCG ATTCCCGTCTTAAATATCCAGATGAAGATGGTTCCTGCCGTCTGTACTTTTTTAGGTGCCATCTTCTCCTGCACTAATTACTTCAGAGTTATTTTCACAGGAGGTGTCGGCAAAAACGGATCCACGATAGCA GGAACCAGTGTCCTCTCTCCAGTCTTACATATTGGTTCAGTTATAATTTTGGCCGTGATGATATACAAGAAATCCGCTGTTCAGCTCTTTGAGAAACATCCGTGTCTTTATATCTTGGCCTTTGGCTTTGTCTCAGCCAAAATCACAAATAAATTAGTT GTAGCTCACATGACTAAAAGCGAGATGCATCTTCACGATTTAGTCTTTTTGGGACCGGGGCTACTGTTCCTGGATCAGTATTTCAATAGTTTTATTGACGAGTACCTTGTGCTGTGGATTGCACTG GTGATTTCGTTCTTTGACTTGGTGCGTTACTGTGTCAGTGTTTGCAACCAGATTGCCTGCCATcttcacatttgtgtgtttaaaatcaAGCCTTGCTCAGCGCTGACCTCAGCCTCCCACTAG
- the dram2b gene encoding DNA damage-regulated autophagy modulator protein 2b, translating into MWWFQQGLCWLPAALVVWTAASFGLAYITAVVLNHVDPLLPYISDMGTMAPERCVFGIMLDVSSFLGMATVYVRYKQVGALTAEGSPNLSRLNRVGLVLGLISSLGMCVVANFQKTTLFSVHLVGAVLTFGVGALYILVQTLLSLRMQPHFHSKTVYLVRLGIGVWTLCSIISMFVSSVIMYSTLAGVDVTHKLHWTPGEKGYTAHIISTVSEWSLAFSFFSFFLTYIRDFQKIKLRAVADLQSRHLYDGPHYHNQTPSETSPLLVGGR; encoded by the exons ATGTGGTGGTTCCAGCAGGGCCTCTGCTGGCTGCCCGCAGCACTGGTCGTCTGGACAGCAGCATCCTTCGGCCTCGCTTACATCACAGCCGTGGTTCTGAACCATGTGGACCCTCTGCTGCCGTACATCAG CGACATGGGAACCATGGCGCCGGAGAGGTGCGTGTTCGGGATCATGCTGGACGTTTCCTCCTTTTTAG GCATGGCCACGGTGTACGTACGCTACAAGCAGGTGGGGGCTCTGACGGCCGAGGGAAGCCCCAATTTGAGCCGACTAAACCGCGTCGGGCTGGTGCTCGGCCTCATCAGCTCCCTCGGGATGTGCGTGGTTGCAAACTTCCAG AAAACGACGCTGTTCTCGGTACACCTGGTGGGGGCCGTACTGACCTTCGGCGTGGGGGCTCTCTACATCCTGGTTCAGACCCTGCTGTCACTCCGCATGCAGCCTCACTTCCACAGCAAGACGGTCTACCTGGTTCGCCTGGGCATCGGAGTGTGGACGCTGTGCAGCATCATCAGCA TGTTCGTCTCTTCGGTCATCATGTACAGCACCCTGGCGGGCGTGGACGTGACCCACAAACTGCACTGGACCCCCGGAGAGAAG GGTTACACAGCTCATATCATCAGCACGGTGTCCGAGTGGTCTCTGgccttctccttcttcagcttcttcctcaCCTACATCAGGGACTTTCAG aAAATTAAGTTGCGTGCAGTAGCGGACTTGCAGAGCCGACACTTGTACGATGGGCCACATTACCACAACCAGACGCCCTCAGAAACGTCCCCGCTGCTGGTCGGGGGCAGGTAG
- the LOC115246751 gene encoding serine/threonine-protein kinase pim-2-like — MERPENCMNLFEYDNGQIDEGLAKEFMRQLVEAAIQIHEAGVFHGDLKLENILNQFYDAWRIPRVRIIDFGCGCFVTLGYRSYAGTSCSWSPEFNHQETYEAGPTTVWRLGSILLQLLVKILTCSQQGCSTA; from the exons ATGGAGAGGCCAGAGAACTGCATGAACCTGTTCGAGTACGACAATGGCCAAATAGACGAAGGCCTGGCTAAG gaattcatgaggcagctggtggaagctgcaattCAAATACATGAGGCAGGCGTCTTCCACGGTGATCTAAAACTAGAAAACATTCTCAACCAATTCTATGATGCTTGGCGCATTCCTCGAGTGCGCATCATtgactttggttgtggctgtttTGTGACGCTGGGATATCGCAGCTACGCCG gAACCTCTTGCTCTTGGTCTCCAGAGTTTAACCACCAGGAAACCTATGAAGCTGGCCCGACCACCGTCTGGCGACTCGGCTCCATCCTCCTGCAACTACTAGTGAAAATACTGACTTGTTCACAACAGGGATGCAGCACTGCGTAA